A single window of Channa argus isolate prfri chromosome 2, Channa argus male v1.0, whole genome shotgun sequence DNA harbors:
- the ulk3 gene encoding serine/threonine-protein kinase ULK3, with the protein MASSSSFAPPKLSDFILTERLGSGTYATVYKAYRKGDSREAVAVKVVSKKTLNKASTENLLTEIEILKTVRHPHIVQLKDFQWDTENIYLILEWCSGGDLSRFIRSRRILPERVARRFLQQIACALQFLHERNISHLDLKPQNILLSGSVLKLADFGFAQYMSPWDEQSVLRGSPLYMAPEMVCRRQYDSRVDLWSVGVILYEALFGRAPFASRSYSELEDKIRSNQPIELPPGARVSKDCRDLLLRLLERNPDARITFAEFFTHPFLDLEHMPTAESLVKAKELVLQAVQKDQEGERSAALSLYCSALEHFVPAIHYETDRQRKDALRQKVSQYVSRAEELKALVDSDNRLSFEEARTSRDVLREMSRNQPRLLAALEMASTAIAKEESGLDDQEALDLYQQCLGELLLALAAEPQGRKRELLHSEIKSLITRAEYLKKHVKMQETQRDVSLDRETLVDTVRSSCCLQ; encoded by the exons ATGGCATCATCTTCCAGCTTTGCTCCGCCAAAACTGTCAGACTTCATCCTCACAGAGCGGCTGGGCAGTGGTACATACGCTACAGTGTACAAAGCCTACAGAAAG GGAGACAGTCGAGAGGCGGTGGCCGTGAAGGTGGTCAGCAAAAAGACTCTAAATAAGGCATCTACAGAAAACCTGCTCACAGAAATTGAAATCCTCAAAACTGTGCGTCACCCTCATATAGTTCAGCTGAAAGACTTTCAG TGGgacactgaaaatatttatcTGATACTGGAATGGTGTTCTGGTGGAGATCTGTCTCGCTTTATTCGCAGTCGCAGGATTCTGCCTGAGAGGGTGGCCCGACGCTTCCTCCAGCAGATCG CCTGTGCCCTCCAGTTTCTTCATGAGCGAAACATCTCACACCTGGACTTGAAACCTCAGAACATCCTGCTCAGCGGCTCTGTCCTCAAACTAGCAG ATTTTGGTTTTGCCCAGTACATGTCTCCGTGGGATGAGCAGAGTGTTCTGAGAGGGTCTCCTCTTTACATGGCTCCTGAAATGGTGTGCCGGCGCCAATACGACTCCAGGGTGGATCTATGGTCTGTAGGGGTTATTCTCTATG AGGCCCTGTTTGGTCGAGCACCGTTTGCATCAAGGTCTTACTCTGAATTAGAGGACAAGATCCGGAGTAACCAACCTATCGAG CTCCCTCCTGGGGCCAGGGTATCCAAAGACTGCAGGGACCTTCTTTTGCGGTTGCTGGAGAGAAATCCCGATGCCCGGATCACCTTTGCAGAGTTCTTCACGCACCCTTTTCTAGATTTGGAGCACATGCCGACTGCAGAGAGCCTAGTGAAAGCG AAAGAGCTGGTCCTGCAGGCCGTTCAGAAGGACCAGGAGGGGGAGAGgtctgctgctctgtctctgtACTGCAGTGCCCTTGAGCACTTTGTCCCCGCTATTCACT ACGAGACAGACCGACAGCGTAAAGATGCCCTCAGGCAGAAG GTCAGCCAGTACGTGTCTAGAGCCGAGGAACTGAAAGCCCTGGTGGACTCAGACAACAGACTGAGCTTTGAGGAGGCCCGAACCTCCAGGGATGTTCTCAGAG aaatgtctCGAAATCAACCACGGCTTCTTGCTGCTTTGGAGATGGCCTCTACTGCCATTGCTAAG GAAGAGAGTGGATTGGACGATCAAGAGGCCCTGGATTTGTACCAACAGTGCTTAGGAGAACTGCTTTTGGCACTAGCAG CTGAGCCCCAGGGCCGCAAGAGAGAGCTGCTCCACAGCGAG ATTAAAAGCTTGATAACCAGAGCTGAATACCTAAAAAAGCACGTCAAG ATGCAGGAGACTCAAAGAGATGTGTCCCTCGATCGAGAAACTCTTGTAGACACTGTCAGAAGCT CCTGCTGTTTGCAGTAA
- the LOC137111661 gene encoding threonine--tRNA ligase 1, cytoplasmic-like yields the protein MAECLAARLVAQEEQIRLLSKEISNLRDGLSRGIGPACAVLVSPELENLRAENEKLKYRLLHLRRGLQAEAELEEAQGKRQQGAKCGRAPEKNTSKGQQLNNRADNKVVNQDAKPGDRNKKKQDKGHEDGSSKKELKPWPGYIAERLSLYEELKKESDALLAQKASDNQPITVELPDGRKVAGKAWVTTPYQLASDISQGLADNAVISRVNGELWDLDRPLEQDCSLEILRFDNEDAQAVYWHSSAHILGEAMERFYGGCLCYGPPIENGFYYDMFLDGPKGVSSTEFGDLETLCKTVIKEKQPFERLEISKETLLKMFKYNKFKCRILNEKVTTPTTTVYRCGPLIDLCRGPHVKHTGKIKAMKIYKNSSTYWEGRSDMETLQRIYGISFPDSKMLKEWERFQEEAKNRDHRKIGKDQELFFFHDLSPGSCFFMPRGAYIYNTLTEFIRDEYWRRGFQEVASPNIYNSKLWETSGHWQHYSENMFSFPVEDDLFALKPMNCPGHCLMFSHRPRSWRELPLRLADFGVLHRNELSGTLTGLTRVRRFQQDDAHIFCTMDQIESEMKGCLDFLRCVYDVFGFSFQLHLSTRPEKYLGDIAVWNQAEKQLENSLNEFGEPWKLNPGDGAFYGPKIDIKIKDAIGRYHQCATIQLDFQLPIRFNLTFVGKDGDDKGRPVIIHRAILGSVERMIAILTENYAGKWPLWLSPRQVMVVPVNPSYEDYATKVCKQFTEAGFMADADLDSSCLLNKKIRNAQLAQYNFILVVGEKEKMTNSVNVRTRDNKVHGELSVAEVLARLTLLKQSRCRSAEEEF from the exons ATGGCGGAGTGCTTAGCTGCACGTTTAGTCGCACAGGAGGAGCAAATTAGGCTCCTCAGTAAGGAAATCTCCAATCTTCGGGACGGACTAAGCCGGGGTATAGGCCCCGCTTGTGCTGTGCTAGTCTCACCGGAGCTGGAGAACCTGCGAGCAGAGAATGAGAAGCTAAAGTACCGGCTCCTGCACCTCCGGCGCGGTCTGCAGGCGGAGGCGGAGCTGGAGGAGGCGCAGGGCAAGCGACAACAAGGGGCGAAATGTGGCAGAGCTcctgagaaaaacacaagcaaaggGCAGCAGCTAAATAACCGAGCTGATAACAAG GTGGTAAACCAGGATGCCAAACCGGGTGACAGGAACAAGAAGAAACAGGATAAAGGACATGAAGATGGAAGTTCGAAGAAAGAG CTCAAGCCCTGGCCTGGATACATAGCCGAGCGACTGAGTCTCTAtgaggagctgaagaaggagAGTGATGCCCTGCTGGCACAGAAAGCATCAGACAACCAGCCCATTACCGTAGAGCTGCCAGATGGGCGAAAGGTAGCAGGCAAGGCGTGGGTCACCACACCATACCAGCTGGCTAGTGATATCAG CCAGGGCCTGGCTGACAATGCTGTGATTTCTCGAGTGAATGGGGAGCTTTGGGATCTGGACAGGCCTCTTGAACAGGACTGCTCTCTTGAGATCTTGCGCTTTGACAATGAGGATGCTCAAGCT GTCTATTGGCACTCCAGTGCTCACATCCTAGGGGAGGCAATGGAGCGCTTTTATGGAGGCTGTTTATGTTATGGCCCCCCCATTGAGAATGGCTTCTACTATGATATGTTCTTGGATGGACCAAA GGGGGTATCCAGCACTGAGTTTGGGGATCTGGAGACTTTGTGCAAGACTGTGATAAAGGAAAAACAGCCTTTTGAGAGACTTGAGATCAGCAAGGAGACACTGTTAAAGATGTTTAAG TACAACAAATTCAAGTGCCGCATTCTAAATGAGAAGGTCACTACCCCCACCACTACAGTTTACAg ATGTGGGCCTTTGATTGACCTGTGCAGAGGTCCCCatgtcaaacacacaggcaAGATCAAGGCCATGAAGATTTATAAG AACTCTTCCACCTACTGGGAGGGCCGCTCTGACATGGAAACACTGCAGAGGATCTATGGGATTTCCTTCCCAGACTCAAAGATGCTGAAAGAGTGGGAACGTTTTCAAGAAGAGGCCAAGAATAGAGACCATCGCAAGATTGGCAAA GATCAGGAGCTCTTCTTTTTCCATGATCTCAGTCCTGGAAGTTGTTTCTTTATGCCACGTGGAGCCTACATCTACAACACACTCACAGAGTTTATCAGG GATGAATACTGGAGACGAGGCTTTCAGGAAGTGGCCTCTCCCAACATCTATAACAGCAAACTGTGGGAAACATCTGGCCATTGGCAACACTACAGCGAAAACATGTTCTCCTTCCCTGTGGAAGATGACCTCTTTGCTCTCAAGCCCATGAACTGCCCTGGTCACTG TCTGATGTTCAGCCACAGGCCTCGTTCATGGAGGGAGCTTCCTCTGAGGCTGGCAGACTTTGGGGTCCTCCACAGAAATGAACTGTCAGGAACACTAACCGGGCTGACCAGAGTGCGGCGCTTCCAGCAGGATGACGCTCACATTTTCTGCACAATGGACCAG ATTGAGTCAGAAATGAAGGGCTGTCTGGACTTCCTCCGCTGTGTATATGATGTTTTTGGCTTCTCCTTCCAGCTTCACCTTTCCACTCGTCCAGAAAAGTATCTGGGTGACATTGCTGTGTGGAACCAGGCTGAGAAG CAACTAGAGAACAGCCTGAATGAGTTTGGGGAGCCATGGAAACTCAACCCTGGAGATGGTGCTTTTTATGGACCTAAG ATTGACATTAAGATCAAAGATGCAATTGGACGTTACCACCAGTGTGCCACCATTCAGCTGGACTTCCAGCTGCCTATCCGCTTCAACCTGACCTTTGTGGG AAAGGATGGAGATGACAAAGGCCGACCAGTAATCATTCATCGTGCCATCTTGGGCTCAGTGGAAAGGATGATAGCCATTCTCACAGAGAACTATGCAGGGAAATG GCCTCTGTGGCTCTCTCCACGTCAGGTGATGGTGGTACCTGTCAACCCCTCCTATGAGGACTATGCCACAAAG GTGTGTAAGCAGTTCACAGAAGCTGGGTTCATGGCAGATGCTGACCTGGACTCTAGCTGTCTTCTTAATAAGAAAATCCGAAATGCCCAGTTGGCCCAATATAACTTCATTCTCG TGGTtggagagaaggagaagatgaCTAACAGTGTCAATGTGCGCACAAGAGACAACAAAGTCCACGGAGAGCTGTCAGTGGCCGAGGTGCTGGCTCGCTTGACCCTGCTCAAACAGTCCCGCTGTCGAAGCGCTGAGGAGGAGTTCTGA
- the cplx3b gene encoding complexin-3b, translating into MAFMVKHVVGGQLKNLTGGLTEEKSEGEKSDAGTKGMTQEEFEQYQQQLEEEKREREAHFAQKKAERATVRTHFREKYRLPKNELDDTQIQQAGDDVELPTELAKMIAEDNQEEAHKQSVLGQLSNIQNVDIDQLKDKAQATLEDLKKQTENCSLM; encoded by the exons ATGGCTTTCATGGTAAAACACGTGGTGGGAGGACAGCTGAAGAACCTGACAGGTGGACTGACAGAGGAGAAATCCGAAGGGGAGAAATCAGACGCCGGCACGAAGGGGATGACTCAAGAGGAATTTGAACAATATCaacagcagctggaggaggaaaa ACGCGAACGAGAAGCCCATTTCGCCCAGAAGAAAGCTGAGAGAGCCACAGTTAGAACTCATTTTCGCGAAAAGTACAGACTACCAAAG AATGAGTTAGATGACACTCAGATCCAGCAGGCGGGGGATGACGTGGAGCTGCCCACAGAGCTGGCCAAGATGATTGCTGAAGACAACCAGGAGGAAGCGCACAAGCAGTCAGTGCTGGGCCAGCTGTCCAACATCCAGAACGTGGACATCGACCAGCTGAAAGACAAAGCCCAGGCCACGCTGGAAGACCTCAAAAAGCAGACGGAGAATTGCAGTCTCATGTGA
- the si:ch1073-459b3.2 gene encoding growth arrest-specific protein 1, whose amino-acid sequence MKCACRALALLPWVLVALDAQLICWQALLRCHDEPECDLAYSQYLAACEGNIRGTRRQCPSHCINALIRLNHTRSGPDLETCDCAQDVECLGAKRAIEPCLPRRYPSDAGGIGCMEARQRCEEDSKCHTSLTAYLSYCGQLFNGRKCSTKCKDTIHQMLFIPNGVLLNRCVCDGVERPFCEVVKENMSKLCFIGDHSVSDQPDVDEFYEDEDYEPKNDREEVHTDQSSSSPSLSSCMTLLFFPLARILY is encoded by the coding sequence ATGAAATGTGCGTGCAGAGCCCTGGCACTTCTCCCATGGGTGCTGGTGGCCTTAGATGCCCAGTTAATCTGCTGGCAGGCGCTCCTTCGGTGCCACGACGAACCTGAATGTGACCTTGCGTACAGTCAGTACTTGGCAGCGTGTGAGGGGAACATCAGAGGAACCAGGAGGCAATGTCCAAGCCACTGCATCAACGCGCTGATCCGGCTGAATCACACCCGCAGCGGGCCCGACCTGGAGACCTGCGACTGCGCCCAGGACGTGGAGTGCCTCGGCGCCAAGCGAGCCATAGAGCCGTGCCTCCCACGCAGATATCCCAGCGATGCCGGGGGGATAGGGTGCATGGAGGCCCGGCAGCGGTGCGAGGAAGACAGTAAATGCCACACCTCCCTCACGGCCTACTTGTCATACTGCGGCCAGTTGTTCAATGGCAGGAAGTGCTCCACCAAGTGTAAAGACACCATTCACCAGATGCTGTTCATCCCAAATGGCGTGCTGCTCAACCGGTGTGTTTGTGATGGGGTGGAGAGGCCTTTCTGCGAGGTGGTCAAGGAGAACATGAGCAAACTTTGCTTCATTGGAGACCACAGTGTTTCAGACCAGCCTGATGTAGATGAGTTCTACGAGGATGAGGACTATGAGCCTAAAAATGACAGGGAGGAAGTGCACACTGACCAATCCTCCTCTTCTCCGAGCTTATCCAGCTGCATGACACTCCTGTTTTTTCCTCTAGCACGAATATTATACTGA